A single region of the Plasmodium reichenowi strain SY57 chromosome 9, whole genome shotgun sequence genome encodes:
- a CDS encoding hypothetical protein (conserved Plasmodium protein, unknown function), translating into MLKSCKMLKILYCNKIITKGLCSKGFIYKRIYFRNFNSIIKSENKVDNKYIYNIYKLNDIYYNNLKIINNYDEFYNLIIKNEYFKDYAQIRNRFYKEKNDIINNENTCDDTLYSDKNIMGKKNTILNDAANKRIEEDSDKNIINSNDLQVLYFGCYDNNNSIILFNKFKSIIEKNKKLQFYFIDVNLCPQGSYNCNIIFVPTVMLIYKNHIYRKKLEINYDQPVDDNYLNDFLSKVQQSIDYFHKYNNKYIYSLKKQSNYLNTKYIDIDNQNIHKENWNTF; encoded by the coding sequence atgttgaAGTCATGCAAAATGCTGAAGATTTTATattgtaataaaataatcaCAAAAGGCTTGTGTAGTAAAGGATTCATATATAAGAGGATATATTTTCGTAATTTTAATTCTATTATTAAAAGTGAGAACAAAgttgataataaatatatttataatatatataaattaaacgacatatattataacaatttgaagataataaataattatgatgaaTTTTACAacttaataataaagaatgaatattttaaagaCTATGCACAAATAAGAAATAGATTTTATAAGGAAAAgaatgatataataaataatgagaATACATGTGATGATACATTGTATAGTGATAAGAATATAatgggaaaaaaaaatacaatattAAATGATGCAGCAAATAAAAGAATAGAAGAAGATagtgataaaaatattattaattctAATGATTTACaagtattatattttggttgttatgataataataatagtataatattatttaataaatttaaaagtattattgaaaaaaataaaaagttacaattttattttattgatGTTAATTTATGTCCACAAGGTTCTTATaattgtaatattatttttgtacCTACAGTTATGctaatatataaaaatcatatatacaGAAAAAAATTGGAAATTAATTATGATCAACCAGTGGATGATAATTACTTAAATGACTTCTTATCAAAAGTACAACAAAGTATTGATTACTTCCATaaatacaataataaatatatatattctttaaaaaaacaaagcaattatttgaataccaaatatattgatatagATAATCAAAACATTCACAAGGAAAACTGGAATAccttttaa
- a CDS encoding nucleoporin NUP100/NSP100, putative: MFNQNFNNSNLNKGNFQDSNNLLKNKNMFMQNSSQNNNIFGTFNQNNNANKSLFGNSNLQSNIGNTDNSLFGGSKIQQPNNALVNKSIFNLGGSSGTSTGLSGGKSIYDNMNSQSNLNTKNIFGSTNVSNNTQGNMGGNSLFMNANNQNNLNMKNIFGSSSGLNNQTSNLGNKSIFGGLQPSNQTTSSNNIFGNMSSNQTNSSNIFGNLSSTSQNKSNSIFGGLGTSTNQSTGGGLFGNTGATSQNKTGGIFGGLSSTNQASTSSTSMFGGLSSNQAKPTNSLFGGLSSGATSNTGTQQSGNLFGSASGIGQSKAVGGIFGNLSSANQASTSSSNMFGGLSSNQAKPTSSLFGGLSSATTTNTSTQQSGNLFGSATGLGQNKTGGGIFGTLPSANQTSTSSSNMFGGLSTNQAKPTSSLFGGMSSGTTGITTNTTAQSGNLFGGTGTSQNKTGNLFGALPGANQTSTTSNIFGGLSSAQSKPTSNIFGTMGTTSATTTAASTSSNIFGSTGGLNQSKPSTGNVFGSLQTMTQPGSTNMFGTTQGTSQGLTSNNMFSSSTVPGSSQNKFTNMFGTLSGTTGSTPMGTLTTPSSSTTATTGLTGTGVGGTSGTSNIFGNVSGGSSFGNLSANKNIFGSTGTGMTLSTASTSLSPSVGTSLGQNLGGAMTSTLNTNLTTPGFGQSGGSNIFGNLGGTVTSNIGSTTTPTPSSSTLLGSTLTSGLSTTTDTASKNFLLGDKNALTISPLGGTSTLPTSSTNLTMQTGTGLTSSTPNILINDQPRVVSNLNLVNELKRDKESNLRSTDNFHGLHDELTITKKKESIFDKIYNDDIDNEEEEEEDEEGGSSGGLFYNYINLIINDNINNIQKSTLTLLNDHDSLMWDNFKSHIFKNFVDYLVNFKQKKNQKMIKGNVLDLDQHEFQILIWLYNVNSTKLNFIPFKSFYYLLLSETNLNYSKVLIGGSDKKILLDNFIEVNDHYYINSNNDIFKSQLNKYRNSSLHRDEYNSSLDIDSMYKQLLKDILNSLLNMNLSITKENIRKNMKTENLKNGNEGKGAGVEIKKKRVDEKKKKKRTRGKKKKKRVAKYKSEVNEDSYEEENSYESDDNDENVNDNDESIDDNDESVDDNDESVDDNDESVGDNDESFDNNDESVDDNVENNINTRKMVRIPQFRYENILLNYLFGTLQHLHDKFYKIEISNYVSKDLNQIDEYFLDAKSNAIFSYCYNNFYKNEMDKENSTIHFFFYLVNIMFRCGNYIGLIQIIKLEEFIKNLNIDNYLYDFVILLIRILLLIYNKKNTMNIFEDMKVDIDCSDIFKKKIHMSNIINFFHSIIYLCINNIYAYDLLCILFSDIFCKRGNMYTNRDKKIAMKNIFFYIRKKNGTINNNTTSSNNNYNNNNNNHHGASIFHSASDDDLLADKNYIKEIRNRYMNYDYNNDKLMMNGSLRKNRRHPNNSNKDGNIYYNDTINDSSNDDYGEDEADDGYNSRDHDKKNKKKKKPFFFDMISNMLQKPKTVKEYENDFNNSMDINDEVNKGIYNLRKSTFSKNPNDIYLGVTNRHAFNFQYCNIETSIWIELCLFLSKNFNIYGSKFIDNFDIIDTDVLYCEEENVSHINDTKCRRERINKRIEVLFITISNYIINENKEYLYICSKLKVDEVMNNFLINDGKISEKLKGNINKVLKNNFLLYIKLFYYLLLVGNIYTTIVFLSCISNNVQRILLVLSIFLHNNNIFENHLLNNIKMKTLQYLKFRNDHNSILDTSHDITDVPNSENKFNLILLSMSNVDLPFDHFVLRNNNINILLKITYLLNLKTNISIKLLKSIVQENQDILLHESVIGHINNDGNIFYGKLHDFLFLFKNKIKIRKDIKCFFLMYYILYKQNVSNNILLKTRQNEMDDEYLYKSRNFKFVHNKNINTLNKISLDNSLISVHSSILYKISQFYAILAYFANQRKNYIISFICYYILKDEDSAINSLIRIYNDELIYYFHNNEKEYNYIRKCAFRFFHLAKNMWPSNVKLESIENKSYLILCILFMKKKLFEEAFVIFSTNLVPDNMLEKLSTADYYNIDLSSNFLMTLKELCTQNYRIDELVSKPALKAIIKFLNPIKDKLDPQIVESINYLDEINY; encoded by the exons ATGTTCAACcaaaattttaataattctaATTTGAATAAAGGGAACTTTCAAGattcaaataatttattaaaaaataagaatatgTTTATGCAAAATTCAtcacaaaataataacatatttgGAACATttaatcaaaataataatgcGAATAAGAGTTTATTTGGGAATAGTAATTTACAATCAAATATTGGTAATACAGATAATTCTCTTTTTGGAGGTTCAAAAATTCAGCAACCTAATAATGCATTAGTAAATAAGagtatatttaatttagGTGGGAGTAGTGGTACTTCGACCGGTTTAAGTGGTGGGAAAAGtatttatgataatatgaatagtcaatcaaatttaaatacaaaaaatatatttggTTCTACAAATGTAAGTAATAATACACAAGGAAATATGGGTGGTAATAGTTTATTTATGAATGCtaataatcaaaataatttaaatatgaaaaatatatttggaTCCTCCTCAGGTTTAAATAATCAAACAAGTAATTTAGGtaataaaagtatattTGGAGGTTTACAACCAAGTAATCAAACAACATcatcaaataatatttttggTAATATGTCATCGAATCAAACTAATTCaagtaatatatttggTAATTTATCATCAACTAGtcaaaataaatcaaataGCATATTTGGAGGATTAGGTACTTCTACGAATCAAAGCACTGGTGGTGGGCTTTTCGGAAATACAGGGGCTACTAGTCAAAATAAAACTGGGGGTATTTTTGGTGGATTATCATCGACAAATCAGGCTTCGACAAGTAGTACTAGTATGTTTGGAGGTTTGTCTTCTAATCAAGCCAAACCTACAAACAGTTTATTTGGTGGATTATCAAGTGGAGCAACAAGTAATACTGGTACTCAACAATCTGGTAATTTATTTGGAAGTGCATCAGGAATTGGTCAAAGTAAAGCCGTTGGTGGTATTTTCGGTAACTTATCATCAGCAAATCAAGCTTCTACAAGTAGTAGTAATATGTTTGGTGGTTTATCTTCCAATCAAGCTAAACCTACAAGTAGTTTATTTGGTGGATTGTCTAGTGCTACTACCACAAATACAAGTACTCAACAGTCTGGAAATTTATTCGGAAGTGCTACAGGATTAGGTCAAAATAAAACTGGTGGTGGTATTTTCGGTACCTTGCCATCAGCAAACCAAACTTCGACAAGTAGTAGTAATATGTTTGGAGGTTTATCGACCAATCAAGCCAAACCTACAAGTAGTCTATTTGGAGGAATGTCAAGCGGCACAACGGGAATAACAACGAATACTACTGCACAGTCAGGTAATTTGTTTGGTGGGACTGGAACTAGTCAGAATAAAACAGGTAATCTTTTTGGAGCATTACCAGGAGCTAATCAAACATCCACAACaagtaatatatttggAGGTTTATCTTCTGCACAAAGTAAACCTACAAGTAACATTTTTGGTACTATGGGAACCACAAGTGCGACTACAACAGCAGCATCAACTAGtagtaatatatttggTTCTACTGGTGGTTTGAATCAAAGTAAACCATCTACAGGTAATGTTTTTGGATCATTACAAACAATGACTCAACCAGGAAGTACAAATATGTTTGGAACAACACAAGGAACATCTCAAGGTTTAAcaagtaataatatgttttcATCAAGTACTGTACCTGGAAGTAGTCAAAATAAATTTACTAATATGTTTGGAACGTTATCTGGGACTACTGGAAGTACACCCATGGGTACATTAACAACGCCTAGTAGTAGTACAACTGCAACTACTGGATTAACGGGTACAGGTGTAGGGGGTACATCTGGTACaagtaatatatttggAAATGTATCAGGGGGTAGTAGTTTTGGTAATTTAAGTGcaaataagaatatatttgGTTCAACGGGTACAGGTATGACATTAAGTACTGCAAGTACAAGTTTGAGTCCTAGTGTAGGTACTTCCTTAGGCCAAAATTTAGGTGGCGCCATGACATCTACTTTGAATACTAATTTAACTACTCCTGGTTTTGGTCAAAGTGGGGGTAGTAACATTTTTGGTAATTTAGGTGGTACAGTAACTAGTAATATAGGTAGCACAACTACTCCTACCCCTAGCAGTAGTACTTTATTAGGTAGTACATTAACAAGCGGATTAAGCACGACTACAGATACTGCATCaaagaattttttattagGTGATAAAAATGCTCTCACGATTAGTCCACTAGGTGGAACCTCAACATTACCTACGAGTAGTACTAATTTGACTATGCAAACAGGAACAGGTTTAACAAGTAGTACACctaatattttaataaatgatCAACCGAGAGTTGTGAGCAACCTGAATCTTGTTAATGAATTGAAGAGAGATAAAGAAAGTAATTTGAGGAGTACGGATAATTTCCATGGTTTACATGATGAGTTAACtattacaaaaaagaaagaaagtATTTTTGACaagatatataatgatgatatagATAATGAAGAGGAGGAAGAAGAAGATGAAGAAGGTGGATCAAGTGGTGgattattttataattatataaatttaataattaatgataatataaataatattcaaaaaagTACATTAACCTTATTAAATGATCATGATTCATTAATGTGGGATAATTTTAAAAgtcatatatttaagaaTTTTGTTGATTATCTAGTAAAttttaaacaaaaaaaaaatcaaaagaTGATAAAGGGTAATGTATTAGATTTAGATCAACATGAATTTCAAATATTAATTTGGttatataatgtaaattCAACCAAGTTGAATTTTATACCTTTTAAAAGTttctattatttattactaAGTGAAActaatttaaattattctAAAGTCTTAATAGGAGGATctgataaaaaaatattattagatAATTTTATAGAAGTTAAtgatcattattatattaattcaaataatgatatatttaagtcacaattaaataaatatcgAAATAGTTCATTGCATAGAGATGAATATAATAGTTCTTTAGATATCGATTCTATGTATAAACAGttattaaaagatatattgaatagtttattaaatatgaatttGTCCATAACAAAGGAAAATATCAGAAAGAATATGAAAACAGAAAATTTGAAAAATGGTAATGAGGGAAAAGGTGCAGGGgtagaaataaaaaaaaaaagagttgatgagaaaaaaaaaaaaaaacgaacaagaggaaaaaaaaaaaaaaaaagggtTGCTAAATATAAAAGTGAAGTTAATGAGGATAGTtatgaagaagaaaatagTTATGAAAGTGATGACAATGATGAAAATgttaatgataatgatgaaagtattgatgataatgatgaaagtgttgatgataatgatgaaagtgttgatgataatgatgaaagTGTTGgtgataatgatgaaagttttgataataatgatgaaagtgttgatgataatgttgaaaataatataaatacaagAAAGATGGTAAGAATTCCCCAATTTAgatatgaaaatattttactaaattatttatttggTACCCTTCAACATTTACAtgataaattttataaaatcgAGATAAGCAATTATGTTTCAAAAGATTTAAATCAAATAGATGAATATTTCCTTGATGCGAAATCGAATGctatattttcatattgttataataatttttataagaatGAGATGGATAAAGAGAATAGTActattcatttttttttttatttagttaatattatgtttCGATGTGGTAATTACATTGGTTTAATACAGATAATAAAACTTGaagaatttataaaaaatttgaatattgataattatttatatgattttgtaatattattaataagaatattattattaatttataataaaaagaatacgatgaatatttttgaaGATATGAAAGTTGATATTGATTGTAGtgatatatttaagaaGAAAATCCACATGtcaaatataataaatttttttcattcaattatatatttatgtataaataatatatatgcatatgatttgttatgtatattattttctgatatattttgtaaaagAGGAAATATGTATACTAATCGTGATAAGAAAATAGctatgaaaaatatatttttttatattagaAAGAAGAATGGTacaattaataataatactactagtagtaataataattataataataataataataatcatcatGGTGCAAGTATTTTTCATAGTGCTTCTGATGACGATTTATTGGCTGataagaattatattaaagaaataagaaatagatatatgaattatgattataataatgataagTTAATGATGAATGGTTCGCTTCGTAAGAATCGTCGTCATCcaaataatagtaataaagatggtaatatatattataatgatacTATAAATGATAGTAGTAATGATGATTATGGAGAAGATGAAGCTGATGATGGATATAATAGTAGAGATCAtgataaaaagaataaaaaaaaaaagaagccatttttttttgatatgATTAGTAATATGCTTCAAAAGCCTAAAACCGTAAAAGAATATGAGAATGattttaataatagtatggatataaatgatgaagtgaataaaggaatatataatctTCGCAAAAGTACTTTTTCAAAAAATCCTAATGATATTTACTTAGGTGTTACTAATAGACATGCCTTTAATTTTCAATATTGTAATATTGAAACAAGTATATGGATAGaattatgtttatttttatcaaagaattttaatatatatggaaGTAAATTTATAGATAATTTTGATATAATAGATACTGATGTGTTATATTgtgaagaagaaaatgtatcacatataaatgataCAAAATGTCGAAGAGAAcgtataaataaaagaattgaagttttatttataactatatcaaattatattattaacgaaaataaagaatatttatatatatgttctaAACTTAAAGTAGATGAAGttatgaataattttttaattaatgaTGGAAAAATATctgaaaaattaaaaggaaatataaataaggtattaaaaaataatttcttattatatataaaattattttattatttattattagttggtaatatatatacaactattgtatttttatcttGTATTTCAAATAATGTACAAAGAATTTTATTAGTATTAAGTATCtttttacataataataatatttttgaaaaccatttattaaataatataaaaatgaaaacattacagtatttaaaatttaGAAATGATCACAATAGTATATTAGATACATCTCATGATATCACAGATGTACCTAATTCAGAAAacaaatttaatttaatattattaagtATGAGTAATGTGGATTTACCTTTTgatcattttgttttacgtaataacaatattaatatattattgaaaataacatatttattaaatttaaaaactAATATTAgtattaaattattaaaaagtatTGTACAAGAAAATCaggatatattattacatgAAAGTGTAATTGgacatataaataatgatgggaatatattttatggAAAGTTGCATgactttttatttttatttaaaaataaaattaaaataagaaaagatattaaatgttttttcttaatgtattatatattatataaacaaaatgtttcaaataacattttattaaagacaagacaaaatgaaatggatgatgaatatttatataaatcaagaaattttaaatttgtacataataaaaatattaatacattaaataaaatttctTTAGATAATTCTTTAATAAGTGTACATTCATCTAttctttataaaatatcCCAATTTTATGCAATCCTGGCTTATTTTGCAAACCAAaggaaaaattatataatatcgttcatatgttattatattttaaaagatgaAGACAGTGCAATCAATTCattaataagaatatataatgacgagttgatatattattttcataataatgagaaggagtataattatattcGTAAATGTGCCTTTAGATTTTTCCACCTCGCAAAG aaTATGTGGCCATCCAATGTCAAACTCGAATCTATTGAGAATAAGTCTTATCTCATTTTATgcattttatttatgaaaaagaaaCTGTTCGAAGAGGCCtttgttattttttcaaCCAATTTGGTACCTGATAATATGCTTGAAAAGTTGTCAACGGctgattattataatattgatCTCTCttcaaattttttaatgacATTAAAGGAATTATGCACACAAAATTATAGg aTTGATGAACTTGTGAGTAAACCAGCATTGAAGGCAAtcattaaatttttaaatccaataaaagataaattGGATCCACAAATTGTTGAAAGTATTAATTATTTGgatgaaataaattattGA
- a CDS encoding mitochondrial carrier protein, putative, with amino-acid sequence MNELSVNDAFDDIEIESFDFIWEEWEEYKGDVPLWQHIFCGSIAGLMEHVFMYPLDTLKTYFQTNGYMKYNMIYDNCNTINNNNNNIYSGNNSSYKNTCDKNYKDMNNHRNMQTFKRNFCSSTNCDKCIINNFCKYKANCYNVMAALHTKNNRYIHNIAEPLKNMANYKINTTNNNNVNNIINNNNNNNNKSRNIFSHTKQYRNVTYVVNKKMQQNLFNNYIGNKCINDPFCCRTKTNILNMKKDIHKFCHLSKEKYNNVFYQNDPYHPNIYDGRKRKTQCRNKNNINFFKNHVHKKYFHSLDDQICHSKIKEYMKNLQKFKNYTCTKNMKRHLYSSVPFFNLNNKGNKSITLPYKEIRSKYILKNGYKRMYQRNAGYYKNLIKMQSEKNNRHQLLALRKYLMSEKKYNIIKNEPFIIRKKKKMRNEYFIGNMKGRCIINTSLNSYTLKRNCLDYHHFVNNLKNIYYSIMNKCFNIKNTILVNPSLPINNNNNKKNNTKMDTFIKLINKCLYNNNAHKIDNKILLSNYLNLFKHTNYSYYYILNNFLKNNTPCTSRNNGWNFFSNFINVLKNKIITNNNVDYIRNPNVRRNHILKNNYLYSFLRNYNKNLKRNTHMILNKLTSFKYSIPYIKNKYSNLLINNINTNNNTYSNRNVLNSIRYNNIYKNIMHPIFFPGYYNTIHFRYYNYFSKIVDDKDKGKNKNIINISAKRNNCSSIIRNNLSNLYKGVNVVVLGCIPAHALYFSTFEYSKKYFSRMTSNNSSLKMNNRNISTVSNDIKSEKSNFKLYDLNYFSIAVSGFLATLVHDLIITPIDTLKQRIQLGINKNSKESLKLLKQNGIRSLYLSLPITLLMNIPYQIIMICTNEKMKKIYFEYICGLNTQNNKKIMENKIIDKVHDETRNQDNIGKDIKNDTYNMDKNGTFSCNQEMINKENRIYNSGTLEKHVTSQEKEDKILQSVKQENVSSNNDIVNFYEGQSIYNNDAHNIIRDDINKMTHKNLENNIDNRINSNETDINRIDNMTNDMNKQCDIFSINKNNNSTVLYDQIMKRLEMNSSNKNFSLNFNDKIIRQESSPFEKENYNMNLKNIWIDNYKNDFFNKPFNHITSYFVCAGIGGGIAAVLTNPLDVIKTRIQTECFQTKGFNFFRIVSNIYYREGMRSFFKGSLARMALCIPASAVSWGTYESMKRFFKINFNTT; translated from the coding sequence ATGAACGAATTATCAGTAAATGATGCGTTTGATGATATTGAAATAGAATCCTTTGATTTTATATGGGAAGAATGGGAAGAGTATAAAGGCGATGTGCCCTTATGGcaacatattttttgtgGTAGTATTGCAGGTTTAATGGAACATGTTTTTATGTATCCTTTGGATACtttaaaaacatattttcaAACAAATGgttatatgaaatataatatgatatatgataattgtaatacaataaataataataataataatatatatagcGGTAATAATagttcatataaaaatacttgtgataaaaattataaagatATGAATAACCATAGAAACATGCAAACATTTAAGAGGAATTTTTGCTCATCAACGAATTGTGATAAGtgtattataaataatttttgtaaGTATAAAGCCAACTGTTATAATGTTATGGCAGCTTTacatacaaaaaataatagatatattcataatattgCTGAGCCGTTAAAAAATATGgcaaattataaaataaacacaacaaataataataatgttaacaatattattaataataataataataataataataagagtcgtaatattttttctcatACGAAACAATATAGGAATGTTACATATGTAGTAAATAAGAAAATGCAACAAAATTtgtttaataattatataggaaataaatgtattaacGATCCTTTTTGTTGTAGaacaaaaacaaatatattaaatatgaaaaaggatatacataaattttGTCATTTATCAAAagagaaatataataatgtattttATCAAAATGATCCTTACCATccaaatatttatgatgGTAGGAAGCGGAAAACGCAATgtagaaataaaaataatatcaatttttttaaaaatcatgtacataaaaaatattttcattcaTTAGATGATCAAATATGTCATAgtaaaattaaagaatatatgaaaaatttacaaaaatttaaaaattatacatgTACTAAAAATATGAAACGCCATTTGTATTCAAGTGTTCCTTTTTTCAATTTGAACAATAAAGGAAACAAAAGTATAACTTTACCATATAAGGAGATTCgatcaaaatatattttaaaaaatggaTATAAAAGAATGTATCAAAGAAATGCTGGCTATTATAAAAATCTGATAAAAATGCAAagtgaaaaaaataataggCATCAATTATTAGCCCttagaaaatatttaatgagtgaaaaaaagtataacattataaaaaatgaaccatttattataagaaagaagaaaaagatgaggaatgaatattttatagGTAATATGAAAGGGAGATGTATTATAAATACCTCATTAAATTCGTATACTTTAAAAAGGAATTGTTTAgattatcatcattttgtgaataatttaaaaaatatatattatagtattatgaataaatgttttaatattaaGAATACAATTTTAGTAAATCCTTCTCTTcctattaataataataataataagaagaaTAATACCAAGATGGATACTTTTATAAAACTGATAAATAAGTgcttatataataataatgcaCATAAAATAgataacaaaatattattgagtaattatttgaatttatttaaacatacaaattattcatattattatatcttaaataattttttaaaaaataataccCCATGTACAAGTAGAAACAATGGATGGAATTTTTTTTCgaattttataaatgtattaaaaaataaaataattacaaataataatgtagaTTATATAAGAAATCCAAATGTTAGGAGAAACcatatattgaaaaataattatttatattcctttttaagaaattataataaaaatttgaAAAGAAATACGCATATGATTTTGAATAAGCTTActtcatttaaatatagtataccttatataaaaaataaatatagtaacttattaataaataatattaatactaataataatacatatagTAACAGAAATGTTCTAAATTCAataagatataataatatttataaaaatattatgcacccaatattttttcctgGTTATTATAATACCATTCATTTTagatattataattatttttctaaAATTGTAGATGACAAGgataaaggaaaaaataagaatatcataaatatatcagCAAAACGAAATAATTGTAGTAGtattataagaaataatttatcAAATTTGTATAAAGGTGTAAATGTTGTAGTGTTAGGTTGTATACCTGCCCATGCATTGTATTTTTCAACCTTTGAATATAGTAAAAAGTATTTTTCAAGAATGACCTCAAATAATTCTTCgttaaaaatgaataatagaaatattaGTACAGTAtcaaatgatataaaatctgaaaaatcaaattttaaattatacgatttgaattattttaGTATAGCTGTATCAGGTTTTCTAGCAACCTTAGTACATGATTTAATTATTACACCAATAGATACATTAAAACAAAGAATACAATTAGgtataaacaaaaattcGAAAGAGTCacttaaattattaaaacaaaatggCATAAGGAGCTTATATTTAAGTTTACCTATTACCCTATTGATGAATATTCCTTatcaaattattatgatatgtacgaatgaaaaaatgaagaaaatatattttgaatatatatgtggTTTAAATActcaaaataataagaaaattatGGAAAATAAGATTATAGATAAGGTCCATGATGAAACACGTAATCAAGATAATATCGGTaaggatataaaaaatgatacTTACAATATGGATAAAAATGGTACATTCTCATGCAATCAAgaaatgataaataaagaaaatagGATATACAATTCTGGTACTTTGGAGAAGCATGTTACTTCACAAGAAAAGGAAGATAAAATATTGCAAAGTGTAAAACAAGAAAATGTTAGTagtaataatgatattGTGAATTTTTATGAGGGACAAagcatatataataatgatgctcataatataatacgtgatgatataaataaaatgactcataaaaatttagaaaataatattgacAATAGGATAAATTCTAATGAAACCGATATTAATAGGATAGATAATATGACAAATGATATGAACAAACAATGCgatattttttctattaataaaaataacaatagtactgttttatatgatcaaataatgaaaagatTAGAAATGAATTCAtctaataaaaatttttcattaaattttaatgataaaataataagacAAGAGTCCTCACCCtttgaaaaagaaaattataatatgaatttaaaaaacatatggatagataattataaaaacgacttttttaataaaccCTTTAATCATATTACATCTTATTTTGTGTGTGCTGGAATAGGTGGGGGTATAGCAGCAGTATTAACTAATCCCCTTGATGTCATAAAAACAAGAATTCAAACTGAATGTTTTCAAACTAAAGGTTTTAACTTTTTTAGAATTGTatcaaatatttattatagaGAAGGAATGCGCTCATTTTTCAAGGGCTCTTTAGCAAGAATGGCTTTGTGTATACCTGCATCAGCAGTATCATGGGGTACTTATGAAAGTATGAAGagattttttaaaataaattttaacACAACGTag